Proteins encoded in a region of the Rhodococcus sp. SBT000017 genome:
- a CDS encoding acyl-CoA thioesterase, which produces MTVLMTPDMANFSGNVHGGTILKFLDQVAYACASRYAGAYVVTLSVDRVVFREPIHVGELVTFSASVNYTGRTSMEVGIRVETENIQCGELRHTNSCYFTMVAIGDDGKPKTLPQLTPTTEVGAQRFEAARRRRELRRETEEREAEIQEAAGRI; this is translated from the coding sequence ATGACCGTGCTGATGACACCCGACATGGCCAACTTCTCCGGCAACGTCCACGGCGGCACGATCCTGAAGTTCCTGGACCAGGTGGCGTACGCCTGCGCCAGTCGCTACGCGGGGGCCTACGTCGTGACTCTGTCGGTCGATCGCGTCGTGTTTCGCGAACCCATCCACGTCGGAGAACTGGTCACGTTCTCTGCGTCGGTCAACTACACCGGCCGCACATCCATGGAGGTCGGCATCCGAGTGGAGACCGAGAACATTCAGTGCGGTGAATTACGCCACACCAACAGTTGCTACTTCACCATGGTCGCGATCGGCGACGACGGCAAGCCGAAGACACTGCCTCAGTTGACGCCGACCACCGAGGTCGGTGCTCAGCGTTTCGAGGCAGCGCGGCGACGACGCGAACTGCGCCGCGAGACCGAGGAACGTGAGGCCGAAATCCAGGAGGCCGCCGGTCGCATCTGA
- a CDS encoding sensor histidine kinase: MRKNRATEPGTGVVRRRVPTRIAGFRSIDVLIVAVTAVLYSISWPTLPLTHDVSGPLLPIVGALAAFPFALIRINPALGWAVSALSALVIPVAFDRVPGYDYPWQVVHILVLLSLLFAVALRSPPSLLLVAWLSSVLVFFAYVPGSDGVGWSVGLTAVVVFGLLIRWLVLSRRQLAQQEEVSELERTRRTVLEEKAKIARDLHDVVAHHMSMVVVQAQSAPYRLDDVSVAAAKEFESIAVTAREALNEIRGMLGVLRSDGQQWQDAPAPNALDLERTLQASRKAGMDVRWTVTGPVDSISDTTGLALYRILQESLSNAARHAPDAAVTVDITVGPSTVVMTVVNAPSPSKSVGRTVGADTGGHGIAGMRDRARAAHGWLHATALPDGGFEVAVHVPNGMPISTAPVVRNDLA, from the coding sequence GTGCGTAAGAACAGAGCGACAGAACCCGGCACCGGCGTAGTTCGGCGTCGAGTGCCGACTCGCATTGCCGGCTTCCGCTCGATCGACGTACTCATCGTGGCCGTCACGGCGGTGCTGTATTCGATCTCGTGGCCGACGTTGCCGTTGACACATGATGTTTCGGGACCGTTACTGCCGATCGTCGGCGCGCTCGCCGCGTTTCCGTTCGCGTTGATCCGCATCAATCCCGCACTGGGGTGGGCGGTCTCGGCGCTGTCCGCACTGGTGATTCCGGTGGCGTTCGATCGCGTGCCGGGCTACGACTATCCCTGGCAGGTAGTGCACATTCTCGTTCTGCTGTCGTTGTTGTTCGCCGTCGCTCTGCGCTCGCCGCCGTCGCTGCTGCTCGTGGCCTGGTTGTCCAGCGTGCTGGTGTTCTTCGCCTACGTGCCGGGCTCGGACGGCGTCGGCTGGTCGGTCGGACTGACCGCAGTCGTGGTGTTCGGACTGTTGATCCGCTGGCTCGTTCTCTCCCGCAGGCAGCTCGCGCAGCAAGAGGAAGTCAGTGAACTCGAGCGCACCCGACGCACCGTTCTCGAGGAGAAGGCAAAGATCGCCCGGGATCTGCACGACGTCGTTGCACACCACATGTCGATGGTCGTCGTGCAGGCGCAGAGTGCGCCGTATCGGCTCGATGACGTATCTGTCGCCGCAGCAAAGGAATTCGAGTCGATCGCAGTTACCGCACGGGAAGCGCTCAACGAGATCCGGGGGATGCTGGGGGTGCTGCGCAGCGACGGACAGCAGTGGCAGGACGCACCGGCACCGAATGCACTCGATCTCGAACGTACCCTGCAGGCGAGTCGCAAGGCAGGTATGGATGTGCGGTGGACTGTCACCGGTCCGGTCGATTCGATCTCCGACACAACAGGTTTGGCGCTGTACCGAATTCTGCAGGAGTCGCTGTCCAATGCTGCCCGGCACGCCCCCGACGCTGCGGTGACCGTCGACATCACGGTCGGGCCGAGCACGGTGGTCATGACCGTGGTCAATGCGCCGTCACCGAGCAAAAGTGTCGGACGCACCGTTGGAGCCGATACCGGTGGGCACGGGATTGCGGGTATGCGCGATCGTGCGCGCGCGGCGCACGGCTGGCTGCATGCCACCGCTCTGCCCGACGGCGGATTCGAGGTCGCGGTGCACGTTCCGAACGGCATGCCGATCTCGACGGCACCGGTTGTCCGGAACGATCTCGCCTAG
- a CDS encoding alpha/beta-hydrolase family protein yields MSTSITGASARIGAAQSDIGPPPTGVRLPRVGTSVALTAAVLASSAPALLPRPAVTQALLTGVSMAIALAIGWSARRALGTRRPARLRAQAWTAGVGTLISTSAVLSNIQWQNRLRVSMGTPSVDWHYAVDVVGGATCVAVVLWGIGLAIRRMCTAIGSFRSVVLIGVVGVLSYFVAVPALWSAMSSSFAASNSALDDAVTAPVAAARSGSPNSLVPWRTLGREGRKFTTGGLDPSTVRTYVGLDSAATLDQRVELAIADMERAGAFDRSVVVVAIPTGSGWVDENAVTGAESRFGGDVATVAVQYSNKPSWATFVFAEDDARRSADTVARAVAARAATESTPPQIVVYGQSLGSVAGSDAYLSLRHTDPRICGAVWAGPPAGAVDTDGATVLANSSDPVVRWSADLLWSPPNTSTTRPDAPSPMWLPLVSFVQTSIDLAAALDVDPGHGHRYGTDQGTSMPRCR; encoded by the coding sequence ATGAGCACCTCGATCACCGGAGCCTCCGCACGAATCGGTGCTGCACAATCCGACATCGGACCCCCGCCGACGGGGGTACGGCTACCGCGCGTCGGGACCTCCGTCGCTCTCACTGCTGCGGTGTTGGCGTCGTCGGCCCCCGCGCTGCTCCCCCGTCCAGCTGTCACCCAGGCTCTCTTGACCGGCGTATCGATGGCGATCGCCCTCGCCATCGGATGGTCGGCTCGGCGCGCACTCGGCACCCGGCGACCTGCTCGACTCCGAGCGCAGGCGTGGACAGCAGGCGTTGGAACACTGATCTCGACGAGTGCAGTTCTCTCGAATATTCAGTGGCAGAACCGGTTGCGAGTGTCGATGGGTACCCCCTCAGTGGACTGGCACTATGCCGTCGACGTAGTCGGTGGAGCGACATGCGTTGCTGTCGTCCTGTGGGGAATCGGTCTTGCCATCCGGAGAATGTGCACTGCGATCGGCAGCTTTCGATCGGTCGTCCTGATCGGTGTCGTCGGCGTGCTGTCGTATTTCGTTGCCGTGCCCGCGCTCTGGTCGGCCATGTCCAGTTCTTTCGCGGCCTCGAACTCTGCGCTGGACGACGCGGTGACCGCACCCGTCGCTGCGGCGAGATCAGGAAGTCCGAACTCACTCGTGCCGTGGCGCACTCTCGGCCGAGAGGGCAGAAAATTCACCACCGGCGGCCTGGACCCCAGCACCGTGCGCACCTATGTGGGGCTCGACTCGGCGGCCACCCTCGATCAGCGGGTCGAGTTGGCCATAGCGGACATGGAACGCGCCGGCGCTTTCGATCGCAGTGTCGTGGTCGTGGCGATACCCACCGGATCGGGCTGGGTGGACGAAAATGCCGTCACCGGTGCCGAAAGCAGATTCGGCGGGGACGTCGCGACCGTGGCGGTGCAGTACTCGAACAAACCGAGCTGGGCGACGTTCGTGTTCGCCGAGGACGACGCACGACGGTCGGCAGATACAGTTGCCCGCGCGGTCGCAGCACGCGCGGCCACCGAGTCGACACCGCCGCAGATCGTCGTGTACGGCCAGAGTTTGGGTTCGGTGGCGGGAAGCGACGCGTATCTGTCTCTCCGGCATACGGATCCGCGCATCTGCGGTGCCGTATGGGCGGGTCCACCCGCCGGAGCCGTCGACACCGACGGCGCAACGGTACTCGCCAATTCCTCGGACCCCGTCGTTCGGTGGTCGGCCGACCTACTGTGGTCACCGCCGAACACCTCGACCACCCGACCCGACGCACCGTCGCCGATGTGGCTGCCCCTCGTCAGTTTCGTCCAGACGTCCATCGATCTCGCGGCAGCGCTCGATGTCGACCCCGGTCACGGCCATCGGTACGGCACCGACCAAGGTACGAGCATGCCGCGGTGTCGGTGA
- a CDS encoding sorbosone dehydrogenase family protein — translation MKPVGASPRTATAAVVALSMTAALLAGCARFDDSNATPFTPAPEVGAAELEPTTPSETPPPSDPGAPPPPSGPCVDPDSAVIATCLDTTGGLVALPDGQSALVAERRTGRIMEVAAGRTPVEVARVDVDGTGDGGLLDIALSPTYIEDGLLYALITTSADTRVVRLAQGDVPKDILTGIPRGAAGNRGAIDFYTPNELLVLTGDNGDPAAAASPNSLSGKLLRVTSLSPTTNPPRPQIALSGIGTAGDVCTDGTGNIYVTDRTALEDRLQRIDTLGAVFNPVWTWPDRPGVAGCAAGAGGVAVALTTAKAVAALTTDPNTGAVSAEPILLIQDEYGQLNGATSSADGQILVGTVNKNGPTVGPTDDRVVKVPFPGGGGGGFD, via the coding sequence ATGAAGCCGGTCGGAGCGTCGCCACGAACTGCAACCGCTGCCGTCGTCGCCCTGTCGATGACCGCTGCCCTGCTCGCCGGGTGCGCCCGTTTCGACGACTCGAACGCGACGCCGTTCACTCCTGCGCCTGAGGTGGGTGCGGCCGAACTGGAGCCGACCACCCCCAGCGAGACGCCACCGCCGTCCGATCCGGGCGCACCGCCCCCGCCGTCCGGTCCCTGCGTCGACCCCGATTCGGCGGTGATCGCGACGTGCCTGGACACCACGGGCGGACTCGTCGCGCTCCCCGATGGACAGTCGGCACTGGTTGCCGAGCGTCGCACCGGTCGCATCATGGAGGTCGCTGCAGGCCGGACGCCGGTCGAGGTGGCCCGAGTCGACGTGGACGGCACCGGTGACGGCGGCCTTCTCGACATCGCGCTGTCTCCGACGTACATCGAGGACGGGTTGCTCTACGCCCTCATCACCACATCCGCGGACACCAGGGTGGTCCGACTCGCTCAGGGCGACGTACCCAAGGACATCCTGACCGGCATCCCCCGCGGCGCGGCGGGCAATCGCGGAGCGATCGACTTCTACACACCGAACGAACTACTCGTGCTCACCGGCGACAACGGCGATCCAGCTGCGGCTGCGAGCCCGAACTCCCTGTCCGGCAAGTTGTTGCGGGTTACCTCACTGTCTCCGACGACGAACCCACCGCGACCGCAGATCGCACTGAGCGGCATCGGTACGGCGGGCGACGTCTGCACCGACGGCACCGGAAACATCTACGTCACCGACCGCACAGCGCTCGAAGATCGTCTGCAGCGCATCGACACTCTCGGCGCGGTGTTCAACCCGGTGTGGACGTGGCCGGACCGTCCCGGTGTTGCCGGATGCGCAGCGGGCGCAGGTGGAGTGGCCGTAGCCCTCACGACGGCCAAAGCTGTTGCAGCACTGACCACGGACCCGAACACCGGAGCTGTCTCGGCCGAACCGATACTGCTCATCCAGGACGAGTACGGCCAGTTGAACGGTGCGACGAGTTCGGCCGATGGGCAGATCCTGGTGGGCACCGTCAACAAGAACGGGCCGACCGTCGGACCCACCGACGACCGCGTCGTCAAGGTGCCGTTCCCCGGCGGCGGCGGAGGCGGCTTCGACTGA
- a CDS encoding response regulator transcription factor — MATTVFIADDQAMVRQGFGALLGAQADISVVGDADNGRTAVSEVARLLPDVVLMDVRMPEMNGLDAARAILSASLPSPVRILMLTTFDIDDYVYEALALGASGFLLKDAPAEELIRGVRVVAAGDALLAPSVTRRLIADVTSRRGARRHTSGRLSDLTPREREVLELVATGMSNSEIAGSLFLAEQTVKTHVGKVLAKLGLRDRAQAVVLAYETGVVTPK, encoded by the coding sequence GTGGCTACAACGGTGTTCATCGCCGACGACCAAGCGATGGTGCGGCAGGGGTTCGGTGCGCTTCTCGGTGCTCAGGCCGACATCTCGGTCGTCGGAGACGCCGACAACGGCAGGACCGCGGTCAGCGAGGTCGCCCGGTTGTTGCCCGACGTGGTGCTGATGGACGTTCGGATGCCCGAGATGAACGGTCTCGATGCCGCACGCGCAATTCTCTCTGCGTCACTTCCGTCGCCGGTGCGCATTCTGATGCTGACGACGTTCGACATCGACGATTACGTCTACGAGGCCCTGGCACTCGGTGCAAGTGGCTTTCTGCTCAAGGATGCACCGGCCGAGGAGTTGATCAGAGGTGTTCGGGTCGTCGCGGCAGGTGACGCGTTGCTGGCACCGTCGGTGACGAGACGGCTCATCGCCGACGTCACCTCCAGGCGGGGAGCGCGGCGACACACCTCTGGGCGTTTGAGCGATCTGACTCCGCGGGAACGCGAGGTTCTCGAACTCGTCGCCACCGGCATGTCCAACTCCGAGATAGCGGGTTCACTGTTCCTGGCCGAGCAGACCGTGAAAACGCACGTGGGCAAGGTTCTTGCGAAGCTCGGACTGCGCGACCGCGCCCAGGCGGTCGTACTGGCCTACGAGACCGGTGTCGTCACCCCGAAGTGA
- the gatB gene encoding Asp-tRNA(Asn)/Glu-tRNA(Gln) amidotransferase subunit GatB, translating into MTAATVDLIDYDDVLAKFDPVLGMEVHVELGTATKMFCGCPTEFGAEPNTQVCPVCLSLPGALPVVNSAAVESAIRIGLALNCSITPWGRFARKNYFYPDQPKNYQISQYDEPIATEGYLDVLLDDGSTFRVEIERAHMEEDTGKSTHVGGATGRIEGASHSLLDYNRAGVPLVEIVTKTITGTGARAPEVARAYVTALRDLLKSLNVSDVRMDQGSLRCDANVSLMAKTATEFGTRTETKNVNSLKSVEVAVRYEMRRQAAVLESGGEVTQETRHFQESDGTTTAGRKKETAEDYRYFPEPDLAPVAPDAAWIEELRTTLPELPWLRRGRIQKEWGVSDEEMRDLVNSGALELVAATVEAGASAQAARSWWVSYLAQQANIAGVELTDLSITPAQVAEVAALVADGKLNNNGARQVVDGVLAGEGEPAQVMAERNLVLEKDDTKLQAAVDEALAANPGVVEKIRSGKVQAAGAIVGAVMKATRGQADAARVKELVLEACGQP; encoded by the coding sequence ATGACTGCTGCAACCGTCGATTTGATCGATTACGACGATGTGCTCGCCAAGTTCGACCCCGTGTTGGGCATGGAGGTCCATGTGGAGTTGGGCACGGCGACCAAGATGTTCTGCGGCTGCCCCACCGAGTTCGGTGCCGAGCCGAACACGCAGGTGTGCCCGGTGTGCCTGAGCCTTCCCGGCGCGCTTCCGGTGGTGAACTCTGCTGCGGTGGAGTCGGCGATTCGGATCGGGCTGGCGCTCAATTGCTCGATCACCCCGTGGGGACGGTTCGCTCGCAAGAACTACTTCTACCCGGATCAGCCGAAGAACTATCAGATCTCGCAGTACGACGAGCCCATCGCGACCGAGGGCTACCTCGATGTGCTGCTCGACGACGGCAGCACGTTTCGAGTCGAGATCGAGCGTGCGCACATGGAGGAGGACACCGGTAAGTCGACGCACGTCGGCGGAGCGACCGGCCGCATCGAGGGCGCGTCGCATTCGCTGCTCGATTACAACCGTGCCGGTGTGCCGTTGGTGGAGATCGTGACCAAGACCATCACGGGAACCGGTGCGCGTGCGCCCGAGGTCGCACGCGCGTACGTCACCGCGCTGCGTGACCTGTTGAAGTCTCTGAACGTGTCCGACGTGCGGATGGATCAGGGCTCGTTGCGCTGCGATGCCAACGTGTCTCTGATGGCGAAGACGGCAACCGAATTCGGCACGCGCACCGAGACGAAGAACGTCAACTCGCTCAAGAGCGTCGAGGTTGCCGTTCGGTACGAGATGCGGCGTCAGGCAGCGGTTCTCGAATCGGGCGGAGAGGTGACGCAGGAGACTCGGCACTTCCAGGAGTCGGACGGCACCACCACCGCAGGCCGCAAGAAGGAGACCGCCGAGGACTACCGCTACTTCCCCGAGCCCGACCTTGCGCCCGTCGCTCCCGACGCGGCCTGGATCGAGGAGCTTCGGACGACGTTGCCCGAGCTGCCGTGGTTGCGCCGCGGTCGGATTCAGAAGGAGTGGGGCGTCTCCGACGAGGAGATGCGCGATCTGGTGAACTCCGGTGCGCTCGAGCTCGTCGCGGCGACGGTCGAGGCGGGTGCGTCGGCGCAGGCGGCGCGGTCGTGGTGGGTGTCGTACCTGGCGCAGCAGGCCAACATCGCCGGGGTCGAACTGACCGATCTGTCCATCACTCCGGCTCAGGTTGCCGAGGTGGCCGCGTTGGTCGCCGACGGCAAGCTCAACAACAACGGTGCCCGTCAGGTGGTTGACGGGGTGCTGGCGGGTGAGGGTGAGCCTGCGCAGGTCATGGCGGAGCGCAATCTCGTACTGGAGAAGGACGACACCAAGTTGCAGGCCGCCGTGGACGAGGCGCTCGCAGCGAATCCCGGTGTGGTCGAGAAGATCCGCAGCGGCAAGGTTCAGGCCGCCGGTGCCATCGTCGGTGCGGTGATGAAGGCGACACGCGGCCAAGCCGATGCTGCTCGGGTGAAGGAACTCGTACTCGAGGCCTGCGGCCAGCCCTGA
- a CDS encoding HPF/RaiA family ribosome-associated protein: MDIHVRTDANVDITGQLRERMETDVVSALDRFSDHLTRIDISFRDESAGRETADDIRCLMEARPAGQEPVTVTASSARVLTAFAEALDKLETLLTHKFGRLDDKDSRETIRGR, translated from the coding sequence ATGGATATCCACGTTCGTACCGACGCCAATGTCGACATCACCGGTCAACTTCGAGAACGCATGGAAACAGATGTTGTGAGCGCCCTCGACCGATTCTCCGACCACCTCACGCGCATCGATATCAGCTTTCGTGACGAGAGCGCGGGCCGCGAGACCGCCGATGACATCCGGTGCTTGATGGAGGCCCGCCCAGCAGGCCAGGAACCCGTGACCGTCACCGCGTCGTCAGCTAGGGTCCTCACCGCTTTTGCCGAGGCGCTGGACAAACTTGAAACACTTCTCACCCATAAGTTCGGCAGGCTGGACGACAAGGACTCGCGCGAGACCATTCGCGGTCGCTGA
- a CDS encoding esterase family protein, whose product MLHRWAVDLAHLPLLSGAVPAVASTATAVVTAVLLVAVVLRVGRGRSPGTVFGPLSALGLVASLLVAATVLTNLTVTRYPTVAVALGHRPAVQSEGTGRLMDVDVPGTVSHFAARPATVYLPASYDAGASDLPVLVLLTGQPGHVVDWIEGGRLAQTMDAFAARHRGAAPIVVVADGLGDTEENPMCMDSNLGNAATYLSVDVPHWIRSNFRVSSDPSAWAVGGYSYGGTCALQLAVTAPSVYPTFLDISGEDEQRRGTRSESVAAAYGTDTPANEARFERATPLNILSHNSFPGSAGAFVVGADDEEFRPQTERAFEAAVASGVDAHYSELPGGHSMQVWAPALEQEMDWLGGRLGLLG is encoded by the coding sequence TGCCCGCGGTCGCGTCGACTGCAACCGCTGTCGTGACGGCTGTGCTGCTCGTCGCTGTCGTACTGCGGGTCGGGCGGGGCCGATCACCGGGAACGGTGTTCGGCCCGCTGAGTGCTCTCGGTCTCGTGGCGTCGCTTCTGGTCGCGGCGACGGTGCTCACCAATCTGACCGTCACTCGATACCCGACGGTGGCCGTGGCGCTGGGTCATCGACCGGCAGTCCAGTCCGAGGGCACCGGCAGGTTGATGGATGTGGACGTGCCCGGCACGGTATCGCACTTCGCCGCTCGACCCGCGACCGTCTACCTTCCGGCGTCGTACGACGCCGGAGCGAGCGACCTACCGGTGCTGGTGCTGCTCACCGGCCAACCCGGCCATGTCGTCGACTGGATCGAGGGTGGTCGTCTGGCCCAGACGATGGACGCCTTCGCAGCACGTCACCGCGGTGCGGCCCCGATCGTCGTGGTGGCCGACGGACTGGGTGACACCGAGGAAAATCCGATGTGCATGGATTCGAACCTCGGAAACGCCGCGACGTACCTGTCCGTCGATGTGCCGCACTGGATTCGATCGAACTTTCGGGTGTCCTCGGATCCGAGTGCCTGGGCGGTGGGCGGCTATTCCTACGGGGGAACGTGCGCGCTGCAGCTGGCGGTGACGGCACCGTCGGTGTACCCCACCTTTCTCGACATCTCCGGTGAGGACGAGCAACGCCGGGGCACCAGAAGCGAATCCGTTGCAGCGGCATACGGCACGGACACCCCGGCGAACGAGGCGCGTTTCGAGCGCGCCACGCCACTGAACATACTCTCGCACAACAGCTTTCCCGGTTCGGCCGGTGCCTTCGTCGTCGGTGCCGACGACGAAGAATTCCGGCCGCAGACCGAGCGTGCGTTCGAGGCTGCAGTGGCATCCGGTGTGGACGCGCACTACAGCGAGCTGCCCGGTGGACACTCGATGCAGGTGTGGGCTCCGGCGCTGGAGCAGGAAATGGACTGGCTCGGCGGGCGTCTGGGGCTACTCGGCTGA
- a CDS encoding DoxX family protein, with translation MTDTPRDPNRPDPSYEPAESPYDNPTEQIPPSRSTSESPASERTDASGTPTTAFGAQRSDRLPRTDDELDFPYSSSSDARSADAQPTEKMQTYRPSAFADTPTDRPSTSDSTSSSAYSDHSTEYLGTTPAAAPATAVAPEPEVRTETVEVPARRGSTDLGLFVLRVTIGAVFLGHGLQKLVGLWDGPGLDGFQNLLESSGFRYSEILAIAAAAGETLGGALLILGLATPLAGAAVLATIINAWCFKQAVEPGLQFSGTGGVEYETVLGFAAAAIILTGPGRIAFDGRRGWATRPRIGSFLALAVGIAAGVCIWIFLNGANPVVR, from the coding sequence GTGACCGATACACCGCGCGACCCCAACCGGCCGGATCCGTCGTACGAACCGGCCGAGAGCCCGTACGACAATCCCACGGAGCAGATTCCGCCCTCGCGCTCCACCTCCGAGTCGCCAGCGTCCGAGCGCACCGACGCCTCGGGTACGCCGACCACGGCGTTCGGGGCTCAGCGCTCGGACCGACTGCCGCGAACCGACGACGAACTCGATTTTCCGTACTCGTCGTCGTCCGACGCACGCTCGGCCGATGCGCAGCCCACGGAGAAGATGCAGACCTATCGACCCTCGGCGTTCGCCGATACGCCGACCGACCGTCCTTCGACCTCGGACAGCACGTCGTCGAGTGCGTACTCCGATCACTCCACCGAGTACCTCGGGACCACCCCGGCCGCTGCGCCTGCGACGGCCGTCGCCCCGGAGCCCGAGGTTCGTACCGAGACCGTCGAGGTTCCCGCACGCCGCGGCAGCACCGACCTGGGTCTGTTCGTCCTTCGCGTCACGATCGGAGCGGTGTTTCTCGGTCACGGACTGCAGAAGCTCGTCGGACTGTGGGACGGCCCCGGTCTCGACGGATTTCAGAACCTGCTGGAGAGTTCGGGATTCCGCTACTCGGAAATCCTCGCGATCGCGGCCGCGGCGGGCGAAACCCTCGGTGGAGCACTGCTGATCCTGGGCCTGGCAACACCACTGGCAGGCGCGGCCGTGCTGGCCACGATCATCAACGCCTGGTGCTTCAAGCAGGCCGTCGAGCCCGGATTGCAATTCTCCGGCACCGGCGGCGTCGAGTACGAGACGGTCCTCGGCTTCGCTGCGGCCGCGATCATCCTCACCGGTCCGGGACGCATCGCGTTCGACGGCCGACGAGGATGGGCCACCCGGCCGCGGATCGGTTCGTTCCTCGCGCTCGCCGTCGGCATCGCCGCAGGCGTGTGCATCTGGATCTTCCTCAACGGGGCCAACCCCGTCGTCCGCTGA
- a CDS encoding ATP-dependent 6-phosphofructokinase, whose translation MRIGVLTGGGDCPGLNAVIRAVVRTADARYGSTVVGFQDGWRGLLEDRRVQLRNDDRNDRLLTKGGTMLGTARTNPDVLRAGLDRVKQTLEDNGIDVLIPIGGEGTLTAAAWLSEEGVPVVGVPKTIDNDIDCTDVTFGFDTALTIATDAIDRLHSTAESHQRVMLVEVMGRHAGWIALHAGLASGSHMTLIPEQPFDVEEVCTLVRKRFQRGDSHFICVVAEGAKPMEGSMKLLDGGIDEFGHVRFTGVAHQLGVEIERRINKEVRTTVLGHVQRGGTPTPYDRVLATRFGVNATDAAHSGDFGKMVSLRGTEIGLVSLAEATKQLKRVPQTRYDDAAAFFG comes from the coding sequence ATGCGCATCGGAGTTCTGACCGGAGGCGGCGATTGCCCAGGGCTCAACGCGGTGATTCGCGCAGTCGTACGCACCGCGGACGCGCGGTACGGCTCCACTGTCGTCGGTTTCCAGGACGGATGGCGCGGGCTTCTCGAAGACCGTCGGGTGCAACTGCGCAACGACGACCGCAACGACCGGTTGCTCACCAAGGGCGGCACGATGCTCGGCACCGCGCGCACCAATCCGGATGTGTTGCGCGCCGGACTGGACCGGGTCAAGCAGACTCTCGAGGACAACGGCATCGACGTGTTGATCCCGATCGGTGGCGAAGGGACTCTCACCGCGGCAGCGTGGTTGTCGGAAGAGGGTGTGCCCGTGGTCGGTGTGCCGAAGACGATCGACAACGACATCGACTGCACCGACGTCACATTCGGCTTCGACACGGCGCTGACGATCGCCACCGATGCGATCGACCGTCTGCACAGCACCGCAGAATCCCATCAGCGCGTGATGCTCGTCGAGGTGATGGGTCGTCACGCGGGGTGGATCGCTCTGCACGCAGGCCTGGCGTCGGGTTCGCACATGACGCTCATCCCCGAGCAGCCGTTCGACGTCGAAGAAGTGTGCACGTTGGTACGCAAGCGTTTTCAGCGTGGAGACTCGCACTTCATCTGTGTCGTGGCCGAGGGGGCCAAGCCTATGGAGGGCTCGATGAAGCTTCTCGACGGCGGTATCGACGAGTTCGGCCACGTTCGATTCACCGGGGTTGCCCATCAGCTCGGTGTCGAGATCGAGCGCCGCATCAACAAGGAAGTACGCACCACGGTGCTGGGCCACGTCCAGCGCGGTGGAACGCCGACGCCGTACGACCGCGTTCTCGCAACACGATTCGGCGTCAACGCGACCGATGCGGCCCATTCGGGAGACTTCGGCAAGATGGTCTCGTTGCGCGGCACCGAGATCGGCCTGGTGTCTCTGGCCGAGGCCACCAAGCAACTCAAGCGGGTACCGCAGACCCGATACGACGACGCCGCCGCGTTCTTCGGCTGA